The proteins below are encoded in one region of Williamwhitmania sp.:
- a CDS encoding isochorismatase family protein, which translates to MMKTALFIIDMQNDFCLPAGALYVPGAEQDTERLSRFIKHNASKLDSIILTQDSHQVMDIAHPGFWRNIAGDRPLPFTGISLEEVEQGVWNPLFEREQVLEYLKALDSQGEYPHTIWPEHCLMGSEGAAITPSVMQAAREWAADGRFYRLVVKGTNPFTEHFGAFRANVPLPSAPETQMNMALLDELTHYQRIVVAGEARSHCVANTIRQLFDYPELVAKLYLLNDCMSNVLGFEQLAEPIFNRAAQLGATITSSTRIQL; encoded by the coding sequence ATGATGAAGACCGCCCTTTTTATAATTGATATGCAGAATGACTTTTGCCTACCTGCCGGAGCTCTCTACGTTCCCGGGGCGGAACAGGACACCGAGAGGCTTAGTCGTTTTATCAAGCACAATGCTTCGAAACTTGACAGTATAATACTAACGCAAGATAGCCATCAGGTGATGGATATTGCGCATCCTGGATTTTGGAGGAACATAGCCGGAGATAGGCCACTACCGTTTACTGGAATTTCGCTGGAAGAGGTTGAACAAGGCGTATGGAATCCTCTTTTTGAGCGGGAGCAGGTGCTGGAGTATTTGAAAGCGTTGGACAGCCAAGGGGAGTATCCACATACCATTTGGCCGGAGCACTGCCTTATGGGAAGTGAGGGGGCGGCCATTACTCCCAGCGTTATGCAAGCCGCAAGGGAGTGGGCTGCCGATGGGCGATTTTACAGGTTGGTTGTAAAGGGAACCAATCCGTTCACCGAGCATTTTGGAGCCTTTAGGGCTAATGTACCACTACCATCGGCTCCTGAAACGCAGATGAATATGGCATTGCTTGATGAGCTGACTCATTATCAAAGGATAGTGGTGGCAGGAGAGGCTCGCAGCCATTGCGTAGCCAACACCATACGTCAGCTGTTCGACTATCCTGAGTTGGTTGCTAAGCTCTACCTTTTGAACGATTGCATGAGTAACGTTCTGGGATTTGAGCAGCTGGCAGAACCAATATTCAACCGGGCTGCACAGTTAGGTGCCACAATTACATCATCAACGAGAATACAACTTTAA
- a CDS encoding NUDIX domain-containing protein, with the protein MEPTKGQYCYDYPRPAVTTDCAIFGFDAGELKVLLIERGIEPFKGRWALPGGFLNMDENADDCARRELMEETGVENLFIEQLYTFSDVNRDPRGRVITVAYYALIKLLDYRIEAGDDAGKAQWFPISKVPLLAFDHDHIFRVALNRLKGKIRYQPIGFELLPEKFTMPELQNLYESILGVTLDRRNFRKKIMGTGVIVEHEECVTGVPHKGARYFSFDKAKYQELTERGFNFEI; encoded by the coding sequence ATGGAGCCAACAAAAGGGCAATATTGCTACGATTATCCCAGACCTGCCGTAACTACCGATTGTGCAATTTTCGGCTTTGATGCCGGTGAACTGAAGGTTTTACTTATCGAGCGTGGCATTGAGCCTTTCAAAGGGCGCTGGGCCTTACCCGGTGGTTTCCTCAACATGGATGAAAATGCCGACGATTGTGCTCGTCGCGAGTTAATGGAGGAAACGGGCGTGGAAAACCTGTTTATTGAGCAGCTCTACACCTTTAGCGATGTAAACCGCGACCCTCGAGGACGGGTAATTACTGTTGCCTACTACGCATTAATTAAACTTTTGGACTATAGGATTGAGGCTGGCGACGACGCTGGTAAGGCGCAGTGGTTTCCCATCTCCAAGGTTCCTTTGCTAGCATTCGATCACGATCATATTTTCCGCGTTGCCCTTAACCGGCTGAAGGGCAAAATTCGTTACCAGCCCATCGGCTTCGAACTACTGCCCGAAAAGTTTACCATGCCCGAGCTGCAGAACCTCTACGAGTCTATTCTGGGTGTGACCCTGGACAGGCGTAATTTTCGAAAGAAGATAATGGGAACAGGCGTAATTGTGGAACACGAGGAGTGCGTAACCGGAGTTCCTCACAAGGGTGCACGCTACTTCAGCTTCGATAAGGCAAAGTATCAGGAGCTTACCGAGCGAGGATTCAACTTTGAAATTTAA
- a CDS encoding histidine kinase — MFENLTLFQVIIVGTLMFFALTAIIIAVISMYNKKLVTEKLAHKDALVKSEIVGLEKERERLAKDLHDEVGANLSFIAMSLSSQLKNVESEAVKNSFEELLHELKQTVSRVREISHDLVPPLIEKQGLVAALRDLGSIVSQGAIELNLSATSELKQLNPTVAINLYRALKELINNSVKHSGGNSINITLEETATQLNITYADNGQGFDYEKGMAKSSQGLKTIENRINFIGATYRMEVQAGKVTAYHIWVPNH, encoded by the coding sequence ATGTTCGAAAACCTAACCCTCTTTCAGGTGATTATTGTTGGCACGTTAATGTTCTTTGCGTTAACGGCCATAATTATAGCGGTAATCAGCATGTATAACAAGAAGTTGGTTACGGAGAAGTTAGCACACAAGGATGCACTGGTAAAGAGTGAGATTGTGGGCCTAGAAAAGGAGCGTGAGCGGCTTGCCAAAGACCTGCACGATGAGGTTGGTGCCAACCTATCGTTTATTGCCATGAGCCTTTCCTCGCAGCTCAAAAATGTAGAATCAGAAGCGGTGAAAAACTCCTTCGAAGAGCTGCTACACGAGCTCAAGCAAACGGTGAGCCGGGTAAGGGAAATTTCGCACGATCTTGTTCCACCGCTCATTGAAAAGCAGGGGTTAGTAGCGGCACTTCGCGATCTTGGGAGCATTGTAAGTCAAGGAGCAATTGAGCTTAACCTCTCCGCAACCAGCGAACTCAAGCAGCTGAATCCCACGGTGGCCATCAACCTCTATCGCGCCCTAAAGGAGCTGATAAACAACAGCGTTAAGCATTCGGGAGGGAACAGCATAAATATCACCTTGGAAGAGACGGCAACGCAGCTAAACATTACCTATGCCGATAATGGACAGGGGTTCGACTACGAGAAAGGGATGGCCAAAAGTAGTCAAGGTCTCAAAACCATTGAAAATAGGATTAACTTTATTGGCGCTACTTACAGAATGGAGGTGCAAGCAGGAAAAGTAACCGCCTACCACATCTGGGTGCCAAACCATTGA
- a CDS encoding response regulator transcription factor, protein MSPSSIKPFDIIVADDHNLFRKGVMRIVEDFPFIRKVYPASNGREVLDILKTTTPLPSLVLLDLMMPEMDGMEATKHIKKDFPEVKIIILSMIQQQDSIKQMLEQDVNGYLLKDCSEDELIRAIQTVMEHSYYYTREQVVLMQRSSQSNDGIREPNKSLSKREEDILRLLCQALSPTEIADELFISVRTVEVHKRNIMEKTGSRNTVEMVLYGIRAGIASIETNQN, encoded by the coding sequence ATGAGTCCTTCGTCAATTAAACCATTCGACATTATTGTTGCCGACGATCATAACCTCTTCCGCAAAGGAGTTATGCGAATTGTTGAGGACTTTCCCTTCATTCGAAAGGTCTACCCAGCCTCCAACGGACGAGAAGTTTTGGATATACTAAAAACAACAACCCCATTGCCATCGCTGGTGCTCCTCGACCTAATGATGCCAGAAATGGATGGAATGGAGGCCACCAAGCACATAAAAAAAGATTTCCCAGAGGTGAAAATCATAATCCTATCCATGATTCAACAGCAGGATAGCATTAAGCAGATGCTTGAGCAGGACGTGAATGGCTATCTACTTAAAGATTGCTCGGAGGATGAGTTAATTAGAGCAATCCAAACAGTTATGGAGCACAGCTACTACTATACCCGCGAGCAGGTAGTGCTCATGCAAAGAAGTTCCCAAAGCAATGATGGTATTCGGGAGCCAAACAAAAGCCTTTCTAAGCGCGAAGAGGATATTTTGAGGCTCCTGTGTCAAGCGCTATCTCCCACCGAAATTGCCGATGAACTATTCATAAGCGTTAGAACCGTTGAGGTACATAAACGCAATATAATGGAAAAAACGGGTAGCCGCAACACAGTTGAGATGGTTCTCTACGGCATTAGAGCCGGTATAGCCTCCATTGAAACAAACCAAAATTAA
- a CDS encoding two-component regulator propeller domain-containing protein: MTMHSLYRIVVTLTAIGCMLRPSSPVFGSGPGHEIKPHLSGNINISSQNWGICQNPVNHLIYFANTQGLIEYDGVSARIWKHPEHKIIRSVQIDNKGLIFTGAFEDFGYWTEEDGSNLHYHSLTAKVSIPQNDEIWKIYIQKGKVYFQSFTSIYVYDYKTVKRISAPTIILFMFPVNGQFIVQGLSEGLYHFDGENFTFIPGSEIFNRSKVHAIIPQTNKSLFICTDRNGLYTFNGEKFKHFDSEISTFLSDYNCNGGIQVNDTLFAFGTILNGVAFCNDKGQITRHYNYSNGLKNNTVLSLYRDSYNGLWVGLDEGVGYIGLENPFTPYFNPSGTLGTVYAVLRDGDKLYIGTNHGLFVADIIEINNSYNFSNIKMIPGSQEQVWTLAKFDGQIFCGHNNGTYLVKENGLEKISDVTGCWAIKPYAGKLVEGTYTGLVMLQKQGNSWRLHHRIQGYFEPTRHIEVDYLGYIWAAHPQRGVYKLELNDKMDSVAKSEFYQSPNAQESNFDVFAINNRIVFTSSNQIYKYDYDQKKIIPFVSLNNSLKEYAHAKQIVAYEKNEYWFILPDKLALFEISKDFVATKRIELLHSNAEITSRDINILPLSSQSVLISDNSLFTICNLNLAKKTSLLKVPIITRLEFNSRRKTKTFSLHSSVRITVPFSFNNVTVWFAFPSELEQVEKNFFYMLEEVDGQWHKTSLDNISYLNLKYGTYHLKIRTETGTTFAEVEFTISRPWYISWYAYLLYLFLSSGIIILFKRIFTVEVRKKNQLKAYAINQNRLESELSLKTNELMLTMRYLMQKNEILTQLQTKVSQLKIDSSKYPIKHIRDIEKIITQGLDLQTEEWKGAINNLQLSEQGFFKTLKENNPNLTPHDLRLCSYLRMNFTTKEIARLLNISDRGVEIGRYRLRRKLGLSHNDNLTEYLMSISPDKE, encoded by the coding sequence ATGACTATGCATTCCCTCTATCGAATAGTTGTTACGCTTACCGCAATTGGGTGTATGCTAAGGCCATCCAGCCCTGTTTTTGGGAGTGGCCCAGGCCATGAAATAAAACCTCACCTGTCCGGGAACATCAACATTTCAAGCCAGAACTGGGGCATCTGTCAAAATCCGGTAAATCATCTAATATACTTTGCCAACACCCAAGGGCTAATAGAATACGACGGCGTTTCGGCCAGAATATGGAAACATCCGGAGCATAAAATTATCCGGTCGGTGCAGATAGACAATAAGGGTTTAATCTTCACTGGGGCTTTTGAGGATTTTGGCTACTGGACAGAGGAAGATGGCAGCAATCTGCACTACCATTCACTTACAGCCAAAGTATCCATTCCTCAGAATGACGAAATTTGGAAGATTTATATTCAAAAAGGAAAAGTTTACTTTCAGTCATTCACATCGATATATGTGTACGACTACAAAACGGTAAAGCGCATTTCCGCCCCTACGATCATCCTATTTATGTTTCCTGTAAATGGCCAGTTTATTGTTCAGGGGTTAAGCGAAGGGTTATACCACTTTGATGGAGAAAACTTCACATTTATTCCGGGCAGCGAAATATTTAATCGTTCGAAGGTTCATGCTATTATACCACAGACGAATAAAAGTCTCTTCATTTGCACTGACAGAAATGGTCTATATACTTTTAATGGAGAGAAGTTTAAACACTTTGATTCGGAGATATCTACTTTTCTTAGTGATTACAATTGCAATGGAGGTATTCAAGTAAACGACACTCTTTTCGCCTTTGGTACCATTCTTAATGGTGTTGCCTTTTGTAACGATAAAGGTCAGATTACCCGCCACTACAACTACTCCAATGGCCTAAAAAACAACACGGTACTCTCGCTCTACCGCGACAGCTATAATGGATTATGGGTTGGCCTTGACGAGGGCGTCGGGTACATTGGCTTGGAAAATCCATTTACCCCATACTTCAACCCAAGCGGAACGCTCGGAACGGTTTATGCAGTTCTTCGTGATGGCGACAAGCTCTATATTGGTACCAACCATGGCCTTTTTGTAGCCGATATTATTGAGATAAACAACAGCTACAATTTTTCAAATATCAAAATGATTCCGGGTAGCCAAGAACAGGTATGGACGCTTGCCAAATTTGATGGCCAAATATTTTGCGGGCATAACAACGGCACCTACTTAGTAAAGGAAAATGGGCTTGAGAAAATTTCTGATGTCACAGGCTGCTGGGCGATCAAGCCATATGCCGGAAAGTTGGTTGAAGGAACCTATACGGGCTTGGTTATGCTCCAAAAGCAAGGCAACAGCTGGCGGCTGCATCATCGAATTCAGGGATATTTTGAGCCAACCCGCCACATAGAGGTTGACTACCTCGGCTACATTTGGGCTGCCCATCCTCAGCGGGGTGTATATAAGCTGGAATTAAATGACAAAATGGACTCCGTAGCCAAATCGGAGTTCTACCAAAGCCCAAATGCTCAGGAATCAAATTTCGATGTTTTTGCCATCAACAACAGGATTGTATTCACCTCCTCCAATCAAATATACAAGTACGACTACGATCAGAAAAAAATCATTCCGTTTGTTTCGCTCAACAACTCTTTAAAAGAGTATGCCCATGCTAAGCAAATTGTTGCTTACGAAAAGAATGAATACTGGTTCATTCTTCCTGATAAGTTGGCGCTATTCGAGATATCGAAAGATTTTGTGGCAACAAAGCGCATTGAGCTACTTCACAGCAACGCAGAAATTACATCGCGCGACATAAACATACTTCCCCTTTCATCACAATCGGTTCTTATTTCCGACAACAGCCTATTCACCATTTGCAACCTCAATCTGGCTAAAAAAACCTCGCTCCTTAAAGTTCCCATTATCACTAGGCTAGAATTTAACTCACGGAGAAAAACTAAGACCTTTAGTCTCCATTCTTCCGTCCGAATTACGGTTCCTTTCTCCTTCAACAATGTAACGGTATGGTTTGCATTTCCTTCCGAACTAGAACAGGTGGAAAAGAACTTTTTTTACATGCTCGAGGAGGTAGATGGTCAATGGCATAAGACCTCTCTCGACAACATTTCCTACCTCAATTTAAAATATGGAACTTACCACCTAAAAATTAGAACGGAAACAGGAACAACCTTTGCGGAGGTTGAATTTACAATAAGCAGACCATGGTACATCTCATGGTACGCCTATCTTCTTTACCTGTTTCTTTCAAGTGGTATTATCATTTTGTTTAAACGAATTTTCACGGTGGAGGTGCGCAAGAAGAACCAACTGAAGGCTTACGCCATAAATCAAAATCGACTTGAAAGTGAACTGAGCCTAAAAACCAATGAGCTAATGCTTACCATGCGCTACCTCATGCAGAAAAACGAAATACTCACCCAACTGCAAACCAAGGTATCACAGCTTAAGATCGACTCATCAAAATACCCAATAAAGCACATTAGAGATATTGAAAAAATTATAACCCAGGGGCTTGATCTTCAGACAGAAGAGTGGAAGGGTGCAATAAACAACCTGCAACTCTCGGAGCAGGGATTCTTTAAAACACTAAAAGAAAACAACCCTAACCTTACACCTCATGACCTGCGCCTCTGCTCTTACCTGCGAATGAACTTTACAACAAAGGAGATAGCACGGCTACTGAATATCTCCGACCGGGGCGTTGAAATTGGACGGTACCGGCTTCGACGAAAACTTGGGCTGTCGCATAACGACAACCTAACAGAATACCTAATGAGCATTTCTCCCGACAAAGAATAG
- a CDS encoding sensor histidine kinase, giving the protein MGFVRKKIFAAALHTIIWILVFTIIQYVFMQQPIAHNSLTQFIIWSLFIGLFYLNYLLFAPYSLPSKQLTQYFLFCTVSLTVIFFAVRWLVIISPSSFNMATNPQQSTSFSGHITSLFQLELPNHAGALGAIIGLMILAISTSIKATQSLYLNEEKRKEIQNEKLSAELLFLKSQINPHFFFNTLNNLYYLAQTKSDQSPVAILKLSEIMRYIIYEAVKDRVPLAKEIDYIQNYIDLQRLRLNNNVSIEFTAHLGVQSHQIGPMLLIPFVENAFKHGIDYTQPTTVSISALVEDNTLHFCVKNPHIQQNRVNLVSSGVGLKNVKKRLELLYPGNFRLSIQEDQLFTVDLHINLAPDELLNS; this is encoded by the coding sequence ATGGGATTCGTTCGGAAGAAAATATTTGCAGCTGCGCTGCACACCATCATCTGGATCTTGGTCTTTACCATAATTCAGTATGTATTTATGCAGCAGCCCATTGCGCATAATTCATTAACACAATTTATCATCTGGAGCCTCTTTATTGGTCTTTTTTATCTCAACTATCTACTATTTGCTCCTTATTCCCTACCCAGCAAGCAGTTAACTCAATACTTCCTATTCTGTACTGTATCCCTTACTGTAATATTTTTCGCGGTGAGGTGGTTAGTCATAATCTCTCCAAGCAGCTTTAACATGGCTACCAACCCTCAGCAATCGACATCCTTTTCTGGCCATATTACCTCACTCTTTCAGTTAGAATTACCTAACCACGCTGGTGCATTGGGGGCTATAATCGGACTAATGATCCTTGCGATTAGTACCAGCATAAAAGCAACTCAGAGCCTATACCTCAATGAGGAAAAGAGAAAAGAGATTCAAAATGAGAAATTATCAGCAGAACTTCTATTTCTGAAATCGCAGATTAACCCACATTTCTTTTTCAATACCTTAAACAACCTTTACTATCTTGCCCAAACCAAGTCTGACCAATCGCCAGTAGCCATACTCAAGCTCTCAGAAATAATGCGCTACATAATATATGAAGCGGTAAAAGATAGAGTGCCTTTGGCAAAAGAGATCGACTATATTCAAAACTATATCGACCTGCAAAGGCTACGGCTCAACAACAATGTAAGTATTGAATTTACTGCTCATTTAGGTGTGCAAAGCCATCAGATTGGTCCCATGCTACTTATTCCGTTCGTGGAGAATGCATTTAAGCATGGCATTGACTACACCCAACCTACCACCGTCTCCATTTCTGCGTTAGTAGAAGATAACACGCTCCATTTCTGCGTTAAAAACCCACATATACAACAAAACAGAGTTAATCTCGTTTCATCAGGAGTTGGTCTAAAAAATGTAAAAAAACGACTCGAATTGCTATATCCTGGCAATTTTCGTCTTTCAATACAAGAGGATCAACTTTTTACGGTAGATTTGCACATAAATCTAGCACCTGATGAATTGCTTAATTCTTGA
- a CDS encoding response regulator transcription factor has translation MNCLILDDEPLALKIIEDYIKHIPFLDLQGKCFSASEAYEILRKQKIDLLFLDIQMPNISGIDFINSLGTKPLFIITTAFMEYAIEGFNLNAVDYLLKPIPFDRFLKAVNKAYDLHLLIQQSIQHQQSATTSLSPSIPIAATSEIIPNQFLLVKADYQTLRINLDSIVYIEGLKDYVKIFTAKELKPIITHLNIKSIYEKLPEEGFTRVHKSYIVSMSKINSVTKNRIVIGEKWIPIGESYKDIFFQKFNSGN, from the coding sequence ATGAATTGCTTAATTCTTGACGATGAGCCTTTAGCGCTTAAAATAATTGAAGACTACATCAAACATATCCCGTTCCTCGATCTTCAAGGAAAGTGTTTCAGTGCATCTGAAGCCTACGAGATACTACGTAAGCAAAAAATAGATCTCCTGTTTCTCGATATTCAAATGCCGAACATCTCAGGGATAGATTTTATTAATAGCCTAGGAACCAAGCCTCTCTTTATAATCACCACCGCCTTCATGGAATATGCCATTGAAGGTTTTAACTTAAATGCTGTTGACTACCTCTTAAAGCCTATCCCTTTCGATAGGTTTCTTAAAGCAGTAAATAAGGCATATGATTTACACCTGCTCATTCAACAAAGCATTCAGCACCAACAGTCTGCAACTACGAGCTTATCGCCATCAATCCCAATTGCAGCAACTTCAGAAATCATACCCAACCAATTTCTACTGGTAAAGGCGGACTATCAAACGTTGAGGATCAATTTAGATAGTATAGTATACATTGAAGGACTAAAGGATTACGTAAAGATTTTCACGGCCAAAGAGCTGAAGCCCATAATTACCCACCTAAACATAAAGTCCATATACGAAAAACTTCCAGAAGAAGGTTTCACTCGGGTGCATAAATCCTACATTGTATCGATGTCAAAAATTAACTCCGTTACAAAGAATCGGATCGTAATAGGTGAGAAGTGGATTCCAATCGGCGAAAGCTATAAGGATATATTCTTCCAGAAATTCAATTCAGGAAATTAA